CCGCGTCGAACTCGCCTACGCGACCGGTTCACTCGTCACCGCCGCTGTCATGGCCGCCCTGCTCCGCGGTGCCACCGGTGCCGTGTCCGCCCCCGCCCCGGCGCGGCATGCCGTCGCCGTCGGCCCCTCCGGAGGCAACCGATGACCCGACCCCGGGTGAGCGCCGTCATGCTCGCCTACGGCCCGGAGCCCTACCTCGCCGACGCGGCCCGCGCCGTGCTCGCCAGCAGCGACGTGGACGTCGAGCTGATCGTGGTCGACAACGGCTGCACCGGGGACGGCATCGACGTCGTCAAGGGCTTCCCCGGGGTGCGGGTGGTCCGGCCCGAGGAGAACACCGGTTACGCCGGCGGCTGCCGGGTCGGTGCCGCCGAGGCCACCGGTGACTGGCTCGTGTTCGTCAACTCCGACGCGGAGGTCGCCCCCGACGCGCTCGCGAAGATCACCGCGGTCGCCGCCGAGCCCGGCGTCGGCGCCGCCATGGCCTCCATCCGGCTGGCCGACGACCCCGACCTGATGAACACCGCCGGGAACCCGCTGCACTACACCGGCCTGTCCTGGGCGGGCGGCAACGGCGAACCCGCCAGCGCCCACGCCACGCGCCAGGTCGTACCGACCCTCAGCGGGTGCTGCTTCGTCATCAGCCAGCGGCTCTGGCGGGAGCTGGACGGCTTCGCCGCCGAGTACTTCGCCTACCACGAGGACACCGAGCTCAGCCTCCGGCTGTGGCAGCGCGGCCTCCGCCTGGAGTACGTGCCGGACGCGGTGGTGCGCCACCACTACGAGTTCTCCCGCAACACGCTGAAGCTCTACCTGGTCGAGCGGAACCGACTGGTCACCCTCCTCACCACATACGAGGCGCGGTCGCTCGCCCTGCTCGCCCCGGCGCTGCTGCTGACCGAGGTCTCCATGTTCACCGCCGCCGTCCTCGGCGGCTGGTCGCGCCAGAAGGTCCAGGGCTGGCAGTGGCTGTGGCGCAACCGCGCCTGGCTGCGCGCCCGGCGGCGACAGCTGCAGACGGAGCGGAGCGTGCCGGACGGGGTGATCGCCGACCTCATGACCGGGCGTGTCACCCCCTCCGGGGTGCCGACCGCGCCCGGACTCGGTGCCTTCAACGTCGTGGCGGGCGGCTACTGGGCGCTCACCAGGCCGCTGCTTCGACGCCGCTGACCGGCGGCCGGCGGTCGCCGACGCGCGTGTTCACGTCCGGGTCGTGGACCGGCGGCCGGGTAAACAACGCGAGCCGGAGCCCGGACGGGTCCGGACTCCGGCTCGCGCGACGTGCCGTGCTACTCGGCCTGGTTGCCGGGCTTGTCCTCAAGGTCGGCGGACCCGGCCGACGTGGTGGGCTTCTGTGCCTCCTCCGTCGGCGTCGCCGGCGTCTCGGGCCCGGCCGCCACCGACTTCTCCGCCTTCTCGGCGTCGCCGTCGAGCAGGGCGGTCAGGGCGGCGCCGGTGATCCGGCGGAACGTCCGCCC
This genomic stretch from Micromonospora krabiensis harbors:
- a CDS encoding glycosyltransferase family 2 protein yields the protein MTRPRVSAVMLAYGPEPYLADAARAVLASSDVDVELIVVDNGCTGDGIDVVKGFPGVRVVRPEENTGYAGGCRVGAAEATGDWLVFVNSDAEVAPDALAKITAVAAEPGVGAAMASIRLADDPDLMNTAGNPLHYTGLSWAGGNGEPASAHATRQVVPTLSGCCFVISQRLWRELDGFAAEYFAYHEDTELSLRLWQRGLRLEYVPDAVVRHHYEFSRNTLKLYLVERNRLVTLLTTYEARSLALLAPALLLTEVSMFTAAVLGGWSRQKVQGWQWLWRNRAWLRARRRQLQTERSVPDGVIADLMTGRVTPSGVPTAPGLGAFNVVAGGYWALTRPLLRRR